The following proteins come from a genomic window of Pangasianodon hypophthalmus isolate fPanHyp1 chromosome 24, fPanHyp1.pri, whole genome shotgun sequence:
- the zbtb26 gene encoding zinc finger and BTB domain-containing protein 26, which translates to MAQDGVILQFSFATFGDSMLQKMDVLRKDRRFCDVIVHINDVEIPGHKVVFAAGSPFLRDQFFLQDSHEVEISTLQDAEVGRRLLLSCYTGTLEFPELELVHYLTVASFLQMGHIVEQCTKALNKFIKPQKVEDSHRSHQTSNINTQQREPPHIQTVFDDDEEVDNVIEDDNDDDVIIEPRSPPIFQRKCQGEESPINIIKVESVDDRMQMSQNLQNGPARSPALCSPEPQHSLINSTVETRPAEVTPNATLDYALSSPGPSGLGKENVWSCSRNTDKGMQWYHQCPKCARVFRQLENYANHLKMHKLFMCLLCGKTFTQKGNLHRHMRVHAGIKPFQCKICGKTFTQKCSLLDHLNLHSGDKPHRCNYCEMVFAHKPVLRKHLKQIHGKNSFDNANEGSMLEGF; encoded by the coding sequence ATGGCACAGGACGGTGTTATTTTGCAATTCAGTTTCGCCACTTTTGGTGACTCCATGCTCCAGAAGATGGACGTGCTTCGAAAGGACAGACGTTTCTGCGATGTCATTGTGCACATCAATGACGTCGAGATTCCTGGTCATAAGGTTGTGTTTGCTGCTGGCTCTCCTTTCCTCAGAGACCAGTTTTTCCTTCAGGACTCACATGAAGTTGAGATATCGACACTGCAGGACGCAGAAGTTGGACGGAGACTTCTTCTCTCTTGCTACACAGGGACACTCGAGTTCCCGGAGCTGGAACTGGTCCACTATCTGACTGTAGCCAGTTTCTTACAGATGGGCCACATTGTGGAGCAATGCACAAAAGCCCTGAATAAGTTTATTAAGCCTCAGAAAGTTGAGGATTCCCATCGTTCTCATCAGACTTCCAACATTAACACACAGCAACGAGAGCCACCACATATTCAAACagtgtttgatgatgatgaagaggtgGACAATGTGATCGAGGACGATAATGACGATGATGTAATCATTGAACCAAGATCGCCTCCGATATTTCAGAGGAAATGCCAAGGAGAGGAGAGCCCCATCAATATCATTAAGGTGGAATCAGTGGACGATCGAATGCAGATGTCTCAAAATTTACAGAATGGTCCTGCTCGGTCCCCTGCGCTGTGCTCCCCAGAGCCCCAGCACTCACTCATTAACTCAACCGTAGAGACGCGGCCTGCTGAGGTGACCCCTAATGCCACTCTTGACTATGCGCTCTCCTCTCCCGGTCCCAGTGGCTTGGGGAAGGAGAATGTGTGGAGCTGCTCTCGGAATACTGACAAAGGCATGCAATGGTACCACCAGTGCCCAAAATGCGCCCGTGTCTTCCGCCAGTTGGAGAACTACGCCAACCACTTGAAGATGCACAAGCTGTTTATGTGCCTCCTCTGTGGCAAGACATTCACACAGAAAGGCAACCTGCACCGGCATATGCGCGTCCATGCCGGAATCAAGCCATTCCAGTGCAAAATTTGTGGCAAGACATTCACGCAAAAGTGCTCGCTGCTTGACCACTTGAACCTGCACAGCGGCGACAAACCGCACCGCTGCAACTACTGTGAAATGGTGTTCGCTCACAAACCTGTCCTGCGCAAACATCTGAAGCAGATCCACGGCAAGAACAGTTTTGACAATGCCAATGAAGGTAGCATGCTTGAAGGGTTTTAA
- the krt1-c5 gene encoding keratin, type 1, gene c5 isoform X1 produces MTSSISVHTYSAARQPSFSSSSLRDGGIRSRSKAPVLSSASTLSLSRSMSVGNGLNNLSNLSLNGTSEKETMQGLNDRLASYLSKVRTLEKSNADLELKIKKLMLERMPKGHDIEGMIAQAHAIGQEVRKKTLENARIMLEIDNAKLAADDFRIKWESEAALCQSVERDCVALRRAKQEHDQIITTLRGDLESLKEELYFLKKNHEEDVSTLKARLANEQVNVEVDAAQGPDLGAVMAELRAQYEGIASKNKEDAEMWYLKKLETVQSEVKESNEALRCAQNELNERRRFLQGLEVELDSLRKQVSVLEGNLGETSHKYTLEMEHMQGTLTQLEEELSQLRLDMQRTKTDYEQLLRVKQNLELEIATYRRLLEGEEVVKETPAPKKEPEVKTRKIVKVVTQTMVNGKVVDESSEVEQFEERKK; encoded by the exons ATGACCTCCAGCATCTCAGTGCATACATACTCTGCAGCCCGCCAGCCCTCTTTCTCAAGCTCTTCTTTGCGAGACGGAGGCATTCGGAGCCGCTCTAAAGCCCCTGTGCTCTCTTCAGCGagcacactctcactctcccgTTCCATGTCTGTGGGCAATGGCCTCAACAACCTGAGCAACCTATCTCTGAATGGGACCAGTGAGAAAGAGACGATGCAGGGTCTCAATGATCGACTGGCCAGCTATCTCAGCAAGGTGCGGACACTGGAGAAGTCCAATGCTGACCTGGAGCTGAAGATCAAGAAGCTCATGCTGGAGAGGATGCCTAAAGGTCATGACATAGAAGGCATGATCGCTCAAGCTCATGCTATTGGACAGGAG GTAAGGAAAAAGACACTGGAGAATGCTCGCATTATGCTGGAAATTGACAACGCCAAGCTGGCTGCAGACGACTTCCGGATTAA ATGGGAGTCAGAGGCTGCTCTGTGTCAATCGGTGGAGAGGGACTGTGTTGCTCTGCGCAGGGCTAAACAAGAGCATGACCAGATCATCACAACGCTCCGAGGAGACCTGGAGAGTCTAAAAGAGGAGCTGTATTTCCTGAAGAAGAACCATGAAGAG GACGTGAGCACACTGAAGGCCCGTTTGGCCAACGAGCAGGTGAATGTGGAGGTGGACGCAGCACAGGGACCAGACTTAGGAGCTGTCATGGCTGAACTGAGGGCCCAGTATGAGGGCATTGCTAGCAAAAACAAGGAGGATGCTGAAATGTGGTACCTAAAGAAG CTGGAGACAGTGCAGTCGGAGGTGAAGGAGAGTAATGAAGCTCTAAGATGTGCTCAGAATGAGCTCAATGAGAGACGCCGCTTCCTGCAGGGGCTTGAGGTGGAGCTGGACAGCCTGCGCAAACAG GTTAGCGTTCTGGAGGGGAACCTTGGAGAGACAAGTCATAAATACACCCTCGAGATGGAGCACATGCAGGGAACACTGACGCAACTAGAGGAGGAACTCTCACAACTACGTCTCGACATGCAGCGCACCAAAACCGACTATGAACAGCTACTGCGGGTCAAGCAGAACCTGGAGCTGGAGATCGCCACCTACAGGAGACTGCTGGAGGGAGAGGAGGT GGTAAAAGAGACTCCAGCACCTAAAA AAGAACCTGAGGTAAAGACACGCAAGATTGTAAAGGTAGTCACCCAGACTATGGTCAATGGCAAAGTGGTGGATGAATCAAGTGAGGTGGAGCAGTTCGAGGAGCGCAAGAAGTGA
- the krt1-c5 gene encoding keratin, type 1, gene c5 isoform X2 yields the protein MTSSISVHTYSAARQPSFSSSSLRDGGIRSRSKAPVLSSASTLSLSRSMSVGNGLNNLSNLSLNGTSEKETMQGLNDRLASYLSKVRTLEKSNADLELKIKKLMLERMPKGHDIEGMIAQAHAIGQEVRKKTLENARIMLEIDNAKLAADDFRIKWESEAALCQSVERDCVALRRAKQEHDQIITTLRGDLESLKEELYFLKKNHEEDVSTLKARLANEQVNVEVDAAQGPDLGAVMAELRAQYEGIASKNKEDAEMWYLKKLETVQSEVKESNEALRCAQNELNERRRFLQGLEVELDSLRKQVSVLEGNLGETSHKYTLEMEHMQGTLTQLEEELSQLRLDMQRTKTDYEQLLRVKQNLELEIATYRRLLEGEEVVKETPAPKKPEVKTRKIVKVVTQTMVNGKVVDESSEVEQFEERKK from the exons ATGACCTCCAGCATCTCAGTGCATACATACTCTGCAGCCCGCCAGCCCTCTTTCTCAAGCTCTTCTTTGCGAGACGGAGGCATTCGGAGCCGCTCTAAAGCCCCTGTGCTCTCTTCAGCGagcacactctcactctcccgTTCCATGTCTGTGGGCAATGGCCTCAACAACCTGAGCAACCTATCTCTGAATGGGACCAGTGAGAAAGAGACGATGCAGGGTCTCAATGATCGACTGGCCAGCTATCTCAGCAAGGTGCGGACACTGGAGAAGTCCAATGCTGACCTGGAGCTGAAGATCAAGAAGCTCATGCTGGAGAGGATGCCTAAAGGTCATGACATAGAAGGCATGATCGCTCAAGCTCATGCTATTGGACAGGAG GTAAGGAAAAAGACACTGGAGAATGCTCGCATTATGCTGGAAATTGACAACGCCAAGCTGGCTGCAGACGACTTCCGGATTAA ATGGGAGTCAGAGGCTGCTCTGTGTCAATCGGTGGAGAGGGACTGTGTTGCTCTGCGCAGGGCTAAACAAGAGCATGACCAGATCATCACAACGCTCCGAGGAGACCTGGAGAGTCTAAAAGAGGAGCTGTATTTCCTGAAGAAGAACCATGAAGAG GACGTGAGCACACTGAAGGCCCGTTTGGCCAACGAGCAGGTGAATGTGGAGGTGGACGCAGCACAGGGACCAGACTTAGGAGCTGTCATGGCTGAACTGAGGGCCCAGTATGAGGGCATTGCTAGCAAAAACAAGGAGGATGCTGAAATGTGGTACCTAAAGAAG CTGGAGACAGTGCAGTCGGAGGTGAAGGAGAGTAATGAAGCTCTAAGATGTGCTCAGAATGAGCTCAATGAGAGACGCCGCTTCCTGCAGGGGCTTGAGGTGGAGCTGGACAGCCTGCGCAAACAG GTTAGCGTTCTGGAGGGGAACCTTGGAGAGACAAGTCATAAATACACCCTCGAGATGGAGCACATGCAGGGAACACTGACGCAACTAGAGGAGGAACTCTCACAACTACGTCTCGACATGCAGCGCACCAAAACCGACTATGAACAGCTACTGCGGGTCAAGCAGAACCTGGAGCTGGAGATCGCCACCTACAGGAGACTGCTGGAGGGAGAGGAGGT GGTAAAAGAGACTCCAGCACCTAAAA AACCTGAGGTAAAGACACGCAAGATTGTAAAGGTAGTCACCCAGACTATGGTCAATGGCAAAGTGGTGGATGAATCAAGTGAGGTGGAGCAGTTCGAGGAGCGCAAGAAGTGA
- the LOC113542264 gene encoding E3 SUMO-protein ligase ZBED1 yields the protein MLKRFLEQQTAILATLMSKNLRRGTEVHTLSETDISNAEDIVKVMTPIKIASTMMCEEEQPTVSVIAPLQAKLLKHLEPCEDDTGMTREMESVMAADFSYRYTNCRDVLLKASALDPRFKGLPFLENEEKKLIFIKLTVEASNSIHVEQQEDSVEEKPPDPTEEDEIHPAKKLKAMDLLFGNSFQQMPETCPLSRSASEVSREEVLKYRSMAPLPLTESPLDWWKSHETELPILANLARSYLCIPATSVASERVFSTAGDIVSSQRSSLRPDCVNQLIFLKKNLK from the exons ATGCTTAAGCGTTTCTTAGAACAACAAACCGCAATCTTGGCAACGCTTATGTCAAAGAATTTGCGGAGGGGAACGGAAGTCCACACGCTCTCTGAAACGGACATCAGTAATGCTGAGGACATTGTGAAAGTGATGACACCCATTAAGATTGCTTCTACTATGATGTGTGAAGAAGAACAACCAACAGTGTCGGTGATTGCGCCTCTCCAGGCTAAACTACTGAAACATCTCGAGCCTTGCGAGGACGATACAGGCATGACTCGAGAAATGGAATCCGTGATGGCAGCAGACTTTTCGTATCGGTACACGAACTGCCGCGACGTTCTGCTTAAAG cATCTGCTTTGGACCCCCGCTTCAAAGGGCTACCCTTCCTAGAAAACGAGGAGAAAAAATTGATCTTCATTAAACTTACTGTTGAGGCCTCAAACAGT attcACGTGGAACAGCAGGAGGATTCAGTTGAAGAGAAACCACCAGACCCAACTGAAGaag atgaGATACATCCTGCAAAAAAACTGAAAGCCATGGATTTGCTCTTCGGCAACAGCTTTCAGCAGATGCCAGAGACCTGTCCTCTATCCAGGTCTGCTAGTGAGGTCAGCAGAGAAGAGGTACTCAAATACAGATCCATGGCTCCTCTGCCACTGACTGAAAGTCCACTGGACTGGTGGAAGTCCCATGAGACAGAACTACCAATCCTTGCAAATCTGGCAAGAAGTTATCTTTGCATTCCTGCCACCAGTGTGGCCTCAGAAAGAGTTTTCAGCACTGCAGGAGACATAGTGTCTTCTCAGAGAAGTAGTTTACGGCCAGATTGTGTCAATCagttaatatttttgaaaaaaaatctgaagtaG